From Spirosoma aerolatum, one genomic window encodes:
- a CDS encoding FeoA family protein has product MSKRSVADLKIGERATIQSFGNQVMSLKLLEMGCLPGAEVCLCGKAPLGDPICLDVSGYCLALRKSEAATIFVD; this is encoded by the coding sequence ATGAGTAAGCGTAGTGTTGCTGATTTGAAAATAGGCGAACGAGCCACTATCCAGTCGTTTGGAAACCAGGTAATGTCGCTTAAACTGCTCGAAATGGGCTGTTTGCCCGGTGCCGAAGTATGTTTATGTGGTAAGGCTCCACTCGGTGATCCAATTTGCCTGGATGTATCGGGCTATTGCCTTGCCCTCCGTAAATCGGAAGCCGCGACCATTTTTGTTGACTAA
- a CDS encoding ABC transporter ATP-binding protein produces the protein MSTWLLIQKLWPFIRTYRGSLALALLLTTVGALLAQITPLVMEYTVNTVQGLLKHPIDKGEVTWVVGTLVAILLTKELLSLLVQLGQKFLSDRIRFRMAADLYDYTIRRIASYHLSFFALSQNQTGKLEKRIDKGIENLTKTVKNLFVDIVPMLANAVFALVLIYNKNVGVGLVATLVLPLYAYISREQTNRQKQIRRNIQEVRENKTNALFGLLESIFVVKSFVRETYEQQRQHDINRNLCENEIRHHRTNYLFDGLKSVAEQVGIILVFVVTIYFVLNRQMTVGAILLHIMLFNNVSAPVRHLHRIYDEYTEALVYAEGFFDMIENDTYLPQTGTLTSSAWKGHFSLRNVDFVYPNGKQALRNVTIELEPGKVTALVGLSGAGKSSALNLLAGFYDPTQGQVLLDGQPLSAYDSAFVRENVGLVLQKNHIFTGTIEENIRYGRLEATHEDVIEAARKACLHEQVLKLPNGYATEARSLSGGQQQRIAIARLFLKNPPVLFLDEPTASLDAITTEQIKESLDAIKKDRTVLIISHNISQIMDADKIYVLEEGDVIGEGTHESLYQVKGLYRDIIDSNARTLNISRLAATVLG, from the coding sequence ATGTCTACCTGGTTACTCATTCAAAAACTCTGGCCGTTTATCCGCACCTACCGGGGTAGCCTGGCGCTGGCCCTGCTGCTAACTACCGTTGGGGCATTACTGGCACAGATTACTCCCCTGGTGATGGAGTACACGGTCAATACCGTTCAGGGGCTGCTGAAACACCCTATCGATAAAGGTGAGGTAACCTGGGTAGTTGGTACGCTGGTCGCTATTCTTTTGACTAAAGAATTACTGAGTTTACTGGTTCAGCTAGGCCAAAAGTTTCTGAGTGATCGCATTCGCTTTCGGATGGCGGCCGACCTCTATGACTACACCATTCGCCGGATTGCGTCTTACCATTTATCGTTTTTTGCCCTCAGTCAGAACCAGACTGGCAAGCTCGAAAAACGAATTGACAAAGGCATCGAAAACCTGACCAAAACCGTCAAAAACCTGTTTGTCGATATAGTGCCGATGCTGGCCAATGCGGTGTTTGCGCTAGTCCTGATCTACAATAAAAATGTTGGCGTCGGGCTTGTTGCGACGCTGGTGTTGCCTCTATACGCATACATCAGTCGTGAACAGACCAACCGTCAGAAGCAGATTCGACGCAATATTCAGGAGGTTCGGGAAAACAAGACCAATGCCCTGTTCGGGCTGCTGGAATCCATTTTCGTTGTAAAGTCCTTTGTGCGGGAAACGTATGAACAGCAACGCCAGCACGACATCAACCGCAACCTGTGCGAAAACGAAATCCGTCACCACCGCACCAATTATCTGTTCGATGGTCTGAAAAGCGTGGCCGAACAGGTCGGGATTATATTGGTTTTTGTCGTCACTATCTATTTTGTGTTGAACCGGCAAATGACCGTTGGGGCTATTCTGCTCCATATTATGCTGTTCAACAACGTATCGGCCCCGGTTCGGCATCTCCACCGCATCTACGACGAATATACCGAAGCCCTTGTGTATGCCGAAGGCTTCTTCGATATGATCGAAAACGACACATATTTACCCCAGACGGGTACATTGACCAGTTCGGCCTGGAAAGGGCATTTTTCACTGCGAAACGTGGATTTCGTCTATCCGAATGGGAAACAGGCACTTCGTAACGTCACCATTGAGCTGGAACCGGGAAAAGTGACGGCCCTTGTAGGACTATCGGGAGCGGGTAAGAGTTCGGCGTTGAATCTGTTGGCGGGTTTTTATGATCCTACCCAAGGGCAGGTATTGCTGGATGGGCAACCACTGTCGGCTTACGACAGCGCGTTTGTTCGGGAAAACGTAGGGTTAGTCCTTCAAAAGAACCACATTTTTACTGGAACAATTGAAGAAAACATCCGCTACGGTCGTCTGGAAGCTACGCACGAAGACGTGATTGAAGCGGCCCGGAAGGCGTGTCTGCACGAACAGGTTCTCAAATTACCCAATGGCTATGCTACCGAAGCCCGGTCGTTATCGGGTGGACAGCAACAACGCATCGCCATTGCCCGGTTGTTTTTGAAAAACCCGCCCGTGTTGTTCCTCGACGAACCCACTGCCAGCCTGGATGCCATTACGACGGAGCAAATCAAGGAAAGTCTGGATGCTATCAAGAAAGACCGAACAGTTCTGATTATCTCCCACAACATCAGCCAGATTATGGATGCCGACAAGATTTACGTGCTGGAAGAGGGTGATGTAATTGGCGAGGGCACCCATGAATCGCTCTATCAGGTAAAAGGACTGTACCGGGATATTATCGACTCCAATGCACGCACGCTAAACATCAGTCGACTGGCGGCTACGGTGTTAGGTTAG
- a CDS encoding serine/threonine protein kinase — MNQPIRGYTLVQWLGSGGMGEVYQAIHDTTQRTVAIKLLSRLEQAERFRNEAALQASVRHPHVALIYEFFVEGQLPCLVMEYVEGPTIQQTLRRNGPMSEQSAWKILGQLASALDYLHSREIVHRDLKAGNIKLTREGQPKLLDFGLARQTNAPRLTRQGHVVGTMASMAPEQFSGVSSAASDCWALGVLFYEMLTSYTPFGGSTESEIGRLIQKADYLSPVKLNPNLSRASERLIQKLLTVSPERRLTAQQVLAIIQEPSRLDIPDWMGPMQKWWKKIKS; from the coding sequence ATGAATCAACCTATTCGAGGATATACGTTAGTACAGTGGCTCGGTTCAGGCGGTATGGGCGAGGTGTATCAGGCCATCCATGACACCACACAGCGTACCGTAGCAATCAAGCTGTTAAGCCGACTGGAACAGGCGGAACGGTTTCGGAACGAAGCAGCTTTACAGGCCTCCGTCCGCCATCCGCACGTCGCCCTGATCTATGAGTTTTTTGTAGAAGGTCAGCTTCCATGCCTGGTTATGGAGTATGTAGAAGGCCCAACCATCCAACAAACCCTCCGTCGAAATGGCCCTATGTCGGAACAATCAGCCTGGAAAATCCTGGGACAACTAGCGTCTGCGCTCGATTATCTGCATAGCCGGGAAATTGTTCACCGTGACCTGAAAGCCGGCAATATAAAACTCACGCGTGAAGGTCAGCCTAAATTACTGGATTTCGGACTGGCCCGACAGACTAACGCTCCCCGCCTGACCCGCCAGGGGCACGTAGTTGGAACGATGGCTTCGATGGCTCCTGAGCAGTTTTCGGGTGTTAGCAGTGCCGCTTCCGACTGCTGGGCACTGGGTGTCCTGTTTTACGAAATGCTGACCAGCTATACGCCTTTTGGCGGGAGTACAGAATCAGAAATCGGACGACTGATCCAAAAGGCCGACTATCTGTCGCCAGTTAAACTAAATCCTAACCTGTCTCGCGCCAGCGAGCGACTGATTCAGAAACTACTCACCGTATCGCCCGAACGTCGGCTGACAGCTCAACAGGTTTTGGCAATCATTCAGGAGCCATCCCGGCTCGACATTCCCGACTGGATGGGACCCATGCAAAAATGGTGGAAGAAAATTAAATCATAA
- a CDS encoding sulfite exporter TauE/SafE family protein, with translation MDYGSIGTLCFFSFLAGFIDAIIGGGGLIQTPAILFTLPQYPVPTLIGTTKIPSLSGSLMGAFQYSRQVAVSGRFIGPMMAIAFGASWLGALTLTRVPNSFMKPLALLILIAVFIYTFTKKEFGQVPQGVVTERQQRIRMWAMGVIIGFYDGFFGPGTGSFLVLGFIALIGFDFLKASAHAKLVNASTNLACTFFFSQKGYILYAAAIPMAVANLSGAFLGARLAISKGNRFIRVFFLLVIAATILRFAWDLTH, from the coding sequence ATGGATTACGGTTCAATCGGTACGCTTTGTTTCTTCTCGTTTCTGGCGGGTTTTATTGATGCAATCATTGGGGGAGGAGGGCTGATCCAAACGCCCGCCATTCTGTTTACGCTTCCCCAATATCCGGTTCCTACCCTGATTGGCACAACGAAAATTCCCTCGTTGTCGGGTAGCCTGATGGGAGCTTTTCAATACAGCCGACAGGTGGCTGTTTCCGGTCGTTTTATTGGGCCGATGATGGCCATTGCCTTTGGGGCTTCGTGGTTGGGTGCATTGACACTGACACGGGTGCCGAACAGTTTTATGAAGCCATTGGCGCTGCTCATTCTGATCGCTGTCTTTATCTACACGTTTACCAAAAAAGAGTTTGGGCAAGTCCCGCAGGGCGTGGTTACAGAGCGGCAACAGCGCATACGCATGTGGGCAATGGGGGTAATTATTGGGTTTTATGATGGATTTTTCGGACCCGGAACGGGTAGTTTTCTGGTCCTTGGGTTTATTGCCCTGATTGGTTTCGATTTTCTGAAAGCCAGTGCGCATGCTAAACTGGTCAATGCGTCGACTAATCTGGCCTGCACGTTTTTCTTTTCGCAAAAGGGCTATATCCTGTATGCAGCGGCCATTCCAATGGCAGTTGCTAACCTTTCGGGAGCGTTTCTGGGAGCCCGGCTGGCTATCTCAAAAGGTAACCGATTTATTCGGGTATTCTTCCTGCTGGTCATAGCGGCTACCATTCTACGTTTCGCATGGGATTTAACCCATTAA
- a CDS encoding heme exporter protein CcmB, which produces MVESVRQMGALMRKEFLLEWRQRYALNGMLLYIVSAVFVCYLSFNARRGQLTPIVWNTLFWIILLFTAINAIAKSFVQERASRQLYYYTLASPQQIILSKILYNTLLMLVLAFLGFGVYAFVLGNPVGDMPLYLLTLVLGAIGFASSLTLVSGIASKAENPATLMAVMSFPIILPLLLTLLKIAKNALDGLDRSVSWSEVGTVLAIDAIVLTVSWLLFPFLWRS; this is translated from the coding sequence ATGGTCGAATCGGTTAGGCAAATGGGCGCATTGATGCGGAAAGAGTTTCTGCTCGAATGGCGGCAACGCTACGCACTCAATGGTATGCTACTTTACATTGTTAGTGCCGTATTTGTCTGTTACCTAAGCTTTAATGCCCGCCGTGGCCAGTTGACGCCCATTGTCTGGAATACCCTATTCTGGATTATTCTGCTGTTTACGGCCATCAATGCCATTGCCAAAAGCTTCGTGCAGGAACGGGCCAGTCGACAGCTTTATTACTATACACTCGCCAGCCCCCAGCAGATCATCCTGTCAAAAATACTGTACAATACCCTGCTGATGCTGGTGTTAGCGTTTCTGGGGTTTGGCGTGTATGCGTTTGTACTGGGCAACCCGGTAGGTGATATGCCTTTGTACCTTTTAACCCTGGTGCTGGGTGCCATCGGGTTTGCTTCTTCGTTGACACTGGTATCGGGTATTGCCAGCAAAGCAGAAAACCCAGCCACGTTGATGGCAGTGATGAGTTTCCCGATCATTTTGCCCTTGTTGCTCACGTTGTTGAAAATTGCCAAAAATGCACTCGACGGTCTCGACCGATCGGTGAGTTGGAGCGAGGTAGGTACAGTACTGGCTATTGACGCTATTGTGCTGACAGTATCCTGGTTGTTGTTTCCGTTTTTATGGCGGAGCTAA
- the ccsA gene encoding cytochrome c biogenesis protein CcsA, with product MNKNWWKALAVLILTYVILQGMLGVVPRQPILNESIRNVYFHVPLWFGMITLLLTSAIYSIRYLRNGRFDDDVVAVEFANTGILFGILGCATGSIWANFTWGEPWPNDPKLNSVAIAMLMYLAYMILRGSFDDEQRRARISAVYNIFAFAVFIPLIFIVPRLTDSLHPGNGGNPAFGKYDMDNRLRMVFYPAIIGFTLLGVWITQLRVRYRRIKAALDE from the coding sequence ATGAATAAAAACTGGTGGAAGGCTCTGGCCGTTCTGATTCTGACGTATGTAATTCTGCAGGGTATGCTGGGCGTAGTGCCCCGGCAACCGATTTTAAACGAGAGTATCCGGAATGTGTATTTCCACGTTCCGCTCTGGTTCGGGATGATTACCCTGCTGCTCACATCGGCCATTTACTCCATTCGCTACCTTCGCAATGGTCGGTTCGATGACGATGTGGTGGCCGTTGAGTTTGCCAATACGGGCATTTTGTTTGGTATTTTAGGTTGTGCAACAGGGTCCATCTGGGCGAATTTTACCTGGGGCGAACCCTGGCCCAACGATCCGAAGCTAAATAGTGTGGCTATTGCCATGCTCATGTATCTGGCCTATATGATCCTTCGCGGATCGTTCGATGATGAGCAACGACGGGCGCGTATTTCGGCCGTCTATAACATCTTTGCGTTTGCCGTATTTATTCCCCTCATTTTTATTGTTCCCCGACTAACCGATTCGCTACACCCTGGTAATGGGGGTAACCCGGCTTTCGGCAAATACGACATGGACAATAGACTTCGGATGGTGTTTTATCCGGCTATTATCGGCTTTACATTGCTGGGGGTATGGATTACCCAACTGCGCGTTCGCTATCGCCGAATAAAAGCGGCCCTCGATGAGTAA
- a CDS encoding CcmD family protein, which translates to MRLSFIRKAPLAAFLLLSQHLFAQQPVADGVEMADRLRADGKIWVVVAVIAAVFAGIIIYLIRLDRQISKLEKDVRKKSSSVISH; encoded by the coding sequence ATGCGATTGTCATTTATACGAAAAGCGCCACTAGCCGCTTTTCTGTTACTCAGCCAGCATCTATTCGCCCAGCAGCCCGTTGCCGACGGTGTTGAAATGGCTGATCGGTTAAGAGCCGATGGTAAAATCTGGGTGGTTGTTGCCGTGATTGCAGCCGTATTTGCTGGAATTATCATCTATCTGATTCGGCTGGACCGCCAAATCAGTAAACTGGAAAAGGACGTCAGGAAAAAATCGTCGTCTGTAATCAGCCATTAA
- a CDS encoding cytochrome c maturation protein CcmE domain-containing protein, whose protein sequence is MKVSHIIGIIVIAIAIGVIASTAGDASVYTTFTKAEKMAQDGDEKMIHVVGKLKKDSHGQIVDMFYNPAIDPNHFEFTLVDNDQRAQKVIYNSPKPQDFDRSEQVVVIGAMQGDHFQCKKILLKCPSKYQNNKLETTEHEAKTAQL, encoded by the coding sequence ATGAAAGTTTCGCACATTATCGGCATTATCGTTATCGCCATTGCTATTGGTGTGATTGCCAGCACGGCAGGTGACGCCAGTGTATACACGACCTTTACTAAGGCCGAAAAAATGGCTCAGGACGGCGACGAAAAAATGATTCACGTTGTCGGCAAACTCAAAAAGGATTCTCATGGGCAAATTGTCGATATGTTTTACAACCCGGCTATCGACCCCAATCACTTTGAGTTTACCCTTGTCGACAATGACCAACGGGCTCAGAAAGTGATTTACAATAGCCCTAAACCTCAGGATTTCGACCGTTCGGAGCAGGTTGTGGTTATCGGAGCGATGCAGGGCGATCATTTCCAGTGCAAAAAAATTCTGTTGAAGTGTCCGTCGAAATACCAGAACAACAAGCTCGAAACGACTGAACACGAAGCTAAAACGGCACAACTATAA
- the ccsA gene encoding cytochrome c biogenesis protein CcsA, with translation MIHTTVGNLGHFFVILSFVTALVATVGYFLSALGRPAKTQTQAVEEPQLAYAGESTNEASFGGKTAKRKAKPTVQITEPPTRDDWRKLARWAFYLHGTAVVGVAVCLFYIIFNHYFEYHYAWSHSSRALPIKYMIACFWESQEGSFLLWLFWNAVLGAVLIRTAGSKWEAPMMTIFALVQAFLASMILGVVFGDSFKIGSSPFLLLRDAIPDAPIFATDPNFIPKDGNGLNPLLQNYWMVIHPPTLFLGFALTLVPFAFCVAGLWRNQPSEWIRPALPWALFGAMILGVGIMMGGYWAYETLNFGGYWNWDPVENAVYVPWLVMVASIHGMLIAKRSSTGLKTAIILAISTFLLVLYATFLTRSGILGNASVHSFTDLGLSGQLLIYLLVFVAVSIVLAASKWKFIPSDEKEASVYTKEFWLFMGATVLCLAAFQVIATTSIPVYTKILESFGKITNLALPADQIAHYNKFQIWFFVAICLLTGVGQFMWWRKIEAKKWDALITPGIITLLISAGLIAFGSMKNPVFMALLVASVFALVTNGSILIGVIRGNYRFSGGAIAHIGMALMLLGILYSAGFSKVISLNTTGLLISKQDEFTKNDNKENKENTLLWLNQPERMGPYQLTYRGQRIEARDVPGYLSRKDVMVIEGDFHGIAQRDIEQNGKVYYKKGDTLALYPENTYYEVEYREPGGKVFSLYPRAQVNERMGLLASPDIRHKVDRDMYTYVSSVPDPNAENKWEKTETYSVAIKDTFFLNDYVAILDDVVRTNEVDGIEVGPEDAAVRANVRVLDKNGEHMLTPAFVIKNRMVAHPAEISDELGVRIQLNEIDPRTGKFSFAVNRTQRDYIVMKAVEKPLINILWIGTLVVVLGLSISTVRRYREFQKSR, from the coding sequence ATGATACACACAACTGTCGGGAACCTCGGCCACTTTTTCGTCATCTTATCCTTTGTCACGGCTTTGGTGGCAACGGTGGGTTATTTTTTGTCGGCTCTTGGACGACCAGCTAAAACTCAGACTCAGGCAGTCGAGGAGCCTCAGTTAGCCTATGCCGGTGAATCCACCAACGAAGCAAGTTTCGGAGGTAAAACCGCCAAACGAAAAGCGAAGCCCACTGTTCAAATAACAGAGCCACCCACACGGGACGACTGGAGGAAGCTGGCACGCTGGGCTTTCTACCTGCATGGGACTGCGGTTGTGGGGGTTGCGGTCTGCCTGTTCTACATCATTTTCAATCACTATTTCGAGTATCATTACGCCTGGAGCCACTCCTCGCGAGCACTTCCGATCAAGTATATGATTGCCTGTTTCTGGGAAAGCCAGGAAGGATCATTCCTGCTTTGGTTATTCTGGAATGCGGTGCTAGGCGCTGTTTTGATTCGTACCGCCGGGTCGAAATGGGAAGCGCCCATGATGACTATTTTTGCCTTGGTCCAGGCATTCCTTGCCTCCATGATTCTGGGCGTTGTTTTTGGGGATTCGTTTAAAATTGGCTCATCGCCTTTTCTGCTACTCCGGGATGCGATACCCGATGCGCCGATCTTCGCTACAGACCCTAATTTTATCCCGAAAGATGGTAACGGCCTGAATCCGTTGCTCCAGAATTACTGGATGGTCATTCATCCGCCTACCCTATTTCTTGGCTTTGCATTGACCCTGGTTCCGTTTGCGTTTTGTGTAGCGGGTCTCTGGCGAAATCAGCCTTCTGAATGGATTCGGCCAGCACTCCCCTGGGCTCTTTTTGGTGCTATGATCCTGGGCGTAGGTATCATGATGGGCGGTTACTGGGCTTACGAAACACTCAACTTTGGCGGATACTGGAATTGGGACCCCGTTGAAAATGCGGTCTATGTCCCCTGGCTTGTCATGGTGGCCTCTATTCACGGTATGCTGATTGCCAAGCGTAGCTCAACAGGCCTTAAAACCGCTATCATTCTGGCCATCAGCACGTTCCTATTAGTACTCTATGCTACCTTCTTGACCCGTAGTGGTATTTTGGGTAATGCATCGGTTCACTCGTTTACTGATCTTGGCCTTTCCGGCCAGTTGTTGATCTATCTGCTGGTGTTTGTGGCGGTTTCGATTGTACTGGCAGCCAGCAAATGGAAATTCATACCTAGCGATGAAAAAGAAGCCTCAGTCTATACCAAAGAGTTCTGGCTCTTTATGGGAGCCACTGTTCTTTGTCTGGCCGCATTTCAGGTAATTGCCACTACGTCGATCCCAGTGTACACGAAGATTCTGGAATCGTTCGGCAAAATCACGAATCTGGCTCTCCCCGCCGATCAGATTGCTCACTACAATAAATTCCAGATTTGGTTTTTCGTTGCCATCTGCCTGCTAACGGGCGTGGGACAGTTTATGTGGTGGCGGAAAATCGAAGCAAAAAAGTGGGATGCGCTTATTACACCGGGAATCATTACGCTACTCATTAGCGCCGGTCTGATTGCCTTCGGATCGATGAAAAACCCGGTTTTCATGGCATTGCTGGTGGCTTCAGTCTTTGCGCTTGTTACCAACGGTTCTATCCTGATTGGTGTTATCCGGGGCAATTATCGGTTTTCGGGCGGAGCCATTGCCCACATCGGTATGGCCCTGATGCTGCTGGGCATTCTCTATTCGGCAGGTTTTTCGAAAGTCATTTCGCTGAATACGACCGGTTTACTCATTTCCAAACAGGATGAGTTCACGAAGAACGATAATAAGGAAAATAAGGAGAATACACTGCTTTGGCTGAATCAACCCGAACGCATGGGCCCCTACCAGCTAACCTACCGGGGCCAGCGTATCGAAGCCCGCGACGTACCGGGGTATCTTTCCCGCAAGGATGTAATGGTCATCGAAGGTGATTTTCATGGCATTGCCCAACGGGATATTGAGCAGAATGGCAAAGTCTATTACAAAAAAGGGGATACCCTGGCTCTTTACCCCGAAAACACTTACTATGAAGTTGAATACCGAGAGCCAGGGGGAAAAGTATTTAGCCTGTATCCACGCGCTCAGGTAAACGAACGAATGGGTCTGCTGGCATCGCCTGATATTCGGCATAAGGTCGACCGAGATATGTACACCTATGTATCGTCGGTGCCTGACCCGAATGCTGAAAACAAGTGGGAAAAAACCGAAACCTATTCTGTAGCGATCAAAGATACCTTCTTCCTGAACGACTATGTGGCTATTCTGGACGATGTGGTACGCACGAACGAAGTAGATGGGATTGAAGTAGGGCCAGAAGATGCGGCTGTTCGGGCGAATGTACGGGTGCTCGATAAAAATGGCGAGCATATGCTCACCCCCGCCTTCGTTATCAAAAACCGAATGGTAGCCCACCCCGCCGAAATCAGCGATGAACTTGGTGTTCGTATTCAACTGAACGAAATTGACCCGCGCACGGGCAAATTCTCATTTGCTGTGAACCGTACCCAACGCGATTATATCGTCATGAAAGCCGTTGAAAAACCGCTGATCAATATTCTCTGGATTGGTACACTGGTCGTTGTACTTGGTCTGAGTATTTCGACAGTCCGTCGATATCGGGAATTCCAAAAGAGTCGATAG
- a CDS encoding hemolysin family protein, translated as MESYALLFGALLALVLAGFFSAVEMAYVSVNRLYFELHSKQGPLSEKLVSGFLKNPILFIGTTLTGNTLFLVLYTVLGVMALNPLLALILPPAWAAHEFVIIAIETLILTIIFLPFADYIPKSLALIHPDRFLEGLAVPLWVIYKAIAPIVRVLVGTARFFIRYILGKRNPEIRPVFGLTDLNQYLQQLNQKADAEKEVEVDTEIFNNAIEFRDVRVRDCLVPRTEIAAVAVDDSVEDLRQAFQDSGHSKIVVYRDTIDDVIGYCHALALFKKPATIEEIITPIITVPQTMPAQDLFLRFLSERKSLALVVDEFGGTAGIVSVEDMVEQIFGEIQDEYDTNEDWIEQQLDERTWLLSARHEIDSLNETYGWNIPEGSYDTLGGLILATHEDVPQVGEVIEFSPFTFTIVSMDGTRIDTVKVHLNREK; from the coding sequence ATGGAATCATACGCCCTTTTGTTTGGTGCTTTACTTGCTCTGGTCCTGGCCGGCTTTTTTTCAGCCGTCGAAATGGCGTATGTATCCGTAAACCGGCTGTACTTTGAACTCCACAGCAAACAAGGTCCCTTAAGCGAAAAATTAGTATCGGGCTTCCTGAAAAATCCAATTCTGTTTATTGGAACCACGCTAACCGGAAACACGCTTTTTCTGGTTCTGTACACCGTATTAGGTGTCATGGCCTTGAATCCATTACTGGCACTGATACTGCCTCCTGCCTGGGCAGCGCACGAGTTTGTCATCATTGCCATTGAGACGCTTATTCTCACCATCATTTTCTTGCCGTTTGCTGATTACATTCCCAAAAGTCTGGCGCTCATTCATCCCGACCGATTTCTGGAAGGGCTTGCTGTTCCACTCTGGGTAATCTATAAAGCCATTGCTCCTATTGTTCGGGTGTTAGTTGGGACGGCTCGCTTTTTCATTCGGTACATTCTCGGTAAACGAAACCCGGAAATTCGGCCCGTTTTTGGCCTGACAGATCTCAACCAGTATCTCCAGCAGCTTAATCAAAAAGCCGACGCTGAAAAAGAAGTTGAGGTCGATACCGAGATTTTTAACAACGCCATTGAGTTTCGGGATGTGCGCGTACGTGACTGTCTGGTGCCACGCACTGAAATTGCGGCTGTTGCCGTCGACGATTCGGTTGAAGACCTCCGGCAGGCTTTTCAGGACAGTGGTCATTCAAAAATTGTCGTATACCGCGATACCATCGACGACGTAATCGGATACTGCCATGCGCTGGCCCTGTTCAAAAAACCGGCCACTATTGAAGAAATCATTACGCCAATCATTACCGTTCCCCAAACCATGCCCGCGCAGGACTTATTCCTGCGGTTTTTGTCTGAGCGGAAAAGCCTCGCGCTGGTAGTCGATGAATTCGGTGGAACAGCGGGCATTGTGAGCGTAGAAGACATGGTGGAGCAGATTTTCGGTGAAATTCAGGACGAATACGACACCAACGAAGATTGGATTGAGCAACAGCTTGATGAACGGACCTGGCTACTAAGTGCCCGTCATGAAATCGATAGTCTGAACGAAACTTACGGCTGGAACATCCCCGAAGGCAGCTATGATACACTGGGTGGACTTATTCTGGCCACCCACGAAGATGTGCCACAGGTTGGCGAGGTTATTGAATTTTCGCCCTTTACATTCACTATAGTATCTATGGATGGCACTCGAATCGATACGGTCAAAGTACATTTGAATCGTGAAAAATAA
- a CDS encoding cupin domain-containing protein: MAYATKRIHNIRTGQTIRFLKTSEDTDGEVLDMEATFKAHSREPASHYHPSQVEDFTILAGELTVRSNGQTRVYKQGESFRIPKQTIHSMWNEGDQQTVVNWQVRPALITEYFLETATGLANEGKTNEDGVPPFLQAVLLLNRFMTVYRLPKPAFAIQKVIFTALTPVAYLFGYRATYKKYID; encoded by the coding sequence ATGGCTTACGCTACTAAACGAATCCACAATATAAGAACCGGGCAGACAATTCGCTTCCTGAAAACGAGCGAGGATACCGATGGGGAGGTGCTGGATATGGAGGCTACCTTCAAAGCGCACTCCAGGGAACCTGCATCCCATTACCACCCGTCGCAGGTTGAAGATTTTACTATACTCGCTGGTGAGTTAACCGTTCGGAGCAATGGTCAGACACGGGTTTACAAACAGGGTGAGTCATTCCGCATTCCCAAACAAACAATCCATTCGATGTGGAATGAGGGGGACCAGCAGACGGTAGTCAACTGGCAGGTTCGACCGGCGTTGATCACGGAATATTTTTTAGAAACGGCTACCGGATTGGCGAATGAAGGCAAAACCAATGAAGATGGGGTGCCGCCGTTTTTGCAGGCGGTTCTTCTGCTGAATCGGTTTATGACAGTTTATCGGCTCCCGAAGCCTGCCTTTGCCATTCAGAAAGTGATCTTTACCGCGTTAACACCAGTAGCCTACTTATTTGGCTATCGGGCAACGTACAAAAAGTATATTGACTGA